In Scleropages formosus chromosome 10, fSclFor1.1, whole genome shotgun sequence, a single genomic region encodes these proteins:
- the gucy1a2 gene encoding guanylate cyclase soluble subunit alpha-2 isoform X1, which translates to MSSRKISSESFSSVGSDCPESPEDGECPFARALWNGRSPVEALSSPFEEAPVKRATRRRRVNLDSLGESLRRLTWPTKHTIHLALQRTVEVYKQRGFRCSDGGTEDSSPPDRCPFVDDLGSGEDADISGTLQYTASLLGVGFEELRESFGEHFFGLCFEENERVLRAVGSTLQDFFNGFDALLEHLRASCGRRPSADTPSFLCKEAPEEGGMLLHCFRPAPPVGLAMPGLIRAAARRIYRREVRVREVRAGADGSSSSPCSCSSFSPSSCCLTFLIEETAGGGAGSPGPLPLKLSCSPPDLCIGLSTFCRAFPFHLVLDPSMAVLQLGEGLRRQTKCDAHRTLNFGDCFEIVSPRIPCTFQCILLRLSTPFTIRTRPDGAGLDTQDKVMEIKGQMIHVPESNSIMFLGSPRVDKLEELMGRGLHLSDIPIHDATRDVILVGEQAKAQDGLKKRMDKLKATLERTHQALEEEKRKTVDLLYSIFPGDVAQQLWQGQAVRARKFDDVTMLFSDIVGFTAVCAQCTPLQVISMLNELYTRFDYQCGILDVYKIETIGDAYCVAGGLHRKSDCHAKPIALMALKMIQLSEEVLTPDGKPIKLRIGIHSGSVLAGVVGVKMPRYCLFGNNVTLASKFESGSFPRCINVSPTTHQLLKDDKAFKFIPRSRQELPDNFPKEIPGICYFLEAGSSQSTAPTASLCSASSAPIRKVSYNIGTMFLRETSL; encoded by the exons ATGTCCTCGAGGAAAATCTCGTCGGAGTCCTTCAGCTCCGTGGGCTCCGACTGCCCCGAGAGCCCCGAGGACGGCGAGTGTCCGTTCGCGCGCGCGCTCTGGAACGGCCGCAGCCCCGTGGAGGCGCTCAGCAGCCCGTTCGAGGAGGCGCCCGTGAAGCGCGCGACGCGCCGGCGGCGCGTCAACCTGGACTCGCTGGGGGAAAGTCTGCGGAGGCTCACCTGGCCCACG aaacacaccatCCACCTGGCCTTACAGAGGACTGTCGAGGTCTACAAGCAGAGGGGGTTCAG GTGCAGTGATGGTGGGACTGAGGACAGCAGTCCTCCTGACAGGTGTCCCTTCGTGGACGATTTGGGCTCAGGGGAGGATGCGGACATCTCAGGAACATTGCAGTACACTGCCAGCTTGCTgg GCGTGGGGTTTGAGGAGCTGCGCGAGAGCTTCGGCGAGCACTTCTTCGGCCTGTGCTTCGAGGAGAACGAGCGCGTGCTGCGGGCTGTCGGCAGCACCCTGCAGGACTTCTTCAACGGCTTCGACGCTCTGCTTGAACACCTGCGTGCATCCTGTGGCCGCAGACCCTCGGCCGACACTCCCTCCTTCCTATGCAAAGAGGCTCCCGAGGAGGGTGGCATGCTTCTGCACTGCTTCCGCCCGGCGCCACCCGTGGGCCTTGCCATGCCAGGCCTGATCCGCGCTGCCGCCCGCAGGATCTACCGGCGAGAGGTGCGGGTGAGGGAGGTGCGAGCGGGTGCAGACGGCTCCTCCTCGTCCCCGTGCTCCTGCTCCTCGTTCTCCCCCTCGTCCTGCTGCCTGACCTTCCTCATCGAGGAAACGGCTGGCGGCGGTGCCGGCAGCCCGGGCCCGCTGCCCCTCAAGCTGTCGTGCTCGCCGCCGGACCTATGCATCGGCCTCAGCACCTTCTGCCGGGCCTTCCCCTTCCACCTGGTGCTGGACCCCAGCATGGCCGTGCTGCAGCTGGGAGAGGGCCTGCGCAGGCAGACGAAGTGCGACGCGCACCGGACTCTCAACTTCGGTGACTGCTTCGAGATTGTGTCGCCGCGCATCCCCTGCACCTTCCAGTGCATTCTGCTGAGGCTCTCGACGCCCTTCACGATCCGCACGCGACCCGACGGAGCCGGCCTCGACACCCAGGACAAG GTAATGGAGATCAAAGGTCAGATGATCCATGTGCCGGAGTCCAACTCCATCATGTTCCTGGGGTCCCCGCGCGTGGACAAGCTGGAGGAGCTCATGGGCCGCGGCCTACATCTCTCTGACATCCCCATCCACGATGCGACACGCGACGTCATCTTGGTGGGTGAGCAGGCCAAGGCCCAGGACGGCCTCAAGAAGCGCATGGACAAGCTGAAGGCCACGCTAGAGCGCACGCACCAGgcgctggaggaggagaagcgcaAGACAGTGGACCTGCTCTACTCCATCTTCCCGGGTGATGTGGCACAGCAGCTGTGGCAGGGACAGGCGGTGCGCGCGCGCAAGTTTGATGACGTCACCATGCTCTTCTCGGACATTGTGGGTTTCACAGCCGTGTGCGCCCAGTGCACACCTTTGCAGGTCATCAGTATGCTCAACGAGCTCTACACGCGCTTCGACTACCAGTGTGGCATCCTGGACGTCTACAAG ATCGAGACCATCGGCGACGCCTACTGTGTGGCTGGCGGTTTGCACAGGAAGAGCGACTGTCATGCCAAGCCCATCGCCCTCATGGCCCTCAAGATGATCCAGCTCTCTGAGGAGGTGCTCACTCCTGACGGGAAGCCCATCAAG CTCCGGATTGGCATCCACTCCGGCTCTGTCCTGGCGGGGGTCGTGGGAGTCAAGATGCCACGGTATTGCCTGTTTGGCAACAATGTGACCCTGGCCAGCAAGTTTGAGTCTGGAAGCTTCCCTCGGTGCATCAACGTGAGCCCAACCACACACCA GTTGCTGAAGGACGATAAAGCATTCAAGTTCATCCCAAGGTCTCGCCAGGAGCTACCTGACAACTTCCCCAAGGAGATCCCTGGCATCTGCTATTTCCTGGAGGCGGGATCGTCCCAGAGCACTGCCCCCACAGCTAGCTTGTGCTCTGCCTCTTCAGCCCCGATCCGCAAGGTGTCCTACAACATCGGGACCATGTTCCTGCGGGAAACCAGCCTGTGA
- the gucy1a2 gene encoding guanylate cyclase soluble subunit alpha-2 isoform X2: MMSHTHLMDLLALPWQCSCLLFFICCISVPAERDCFSTLSSRCFSASVAEGHSANGAENHRWQDVDMLLSRVGFEELRESFGEHFFGLCFEENERVLRAVGSTLQDFFNGFDALLEHLRASCGRRPSADTPSFLCKEAPEEGGMLLHCFRPAPPVGLAMPGLIRAAARRIYRREVRVREVRAGADGSSSSPCSCSSFSPSSCCLTFLIEETAGGGAGSPGPLPLKLSCSPPDLCIGLSTFCRAFPFHLVLDPSMAVLQLGEGLRRQTKCDAHRTLNFGDCFEIVSPRIPCTFQCILLRLSTPFTIRTRPDGAGLDTQDKVMEIKGQMIHVPESNSIMFLGSPRVDKLEELMGRGLHLSDIPIHDATRDVILVGEQAKAQDGLKKRMDKLKATLERTHQALEEEKRKTVDLLYSIFPGDVAQQLWQGQAVRARKFDDVTMLFSDIVGFTAVCAQCTPLQVISMLNELYTRFDYQCGILDVYKIETIGDAYCVAGGLHRKSDCHAKPIALMALKMIQLSEEVLTPDGKPIKLRIGIHSGSVLAGVVGVKMPRYCLFGNNVTLASKFESGSFPRCINVSPTTHQLLKDDKAFKFIPRSRQELPDNFPKEIPGICYFLEAGSSQSTAPTASLCSASSAPIRKVSYNIGTMFLRETSL, from the exons ATGATGTCACACACTCACCTGATGGACCTCCTTGCGTTGCCATGGCAGTGcagctgtttgctttttttcatttgctgtattTCTGTGCCAGCGGAAAGGGACTGTTTTTCCACGCTTTCATCGAGGTGCTTTTCAGCCTCGGTAGCAGAAGGACACAGTGCCAACGGGGCGGAAAACCACAGGTGGCAAGATGTGGACATGCTGTTGTCAC GCGTGGGGTTTGAGGAGCTGCGCGAGAGCTTCGGCGAGCACTTCTTCGGCCTGTGCTTCGAGGAGAACGAGCGCGTGCTGCGGGCTGTCGGCAGCACCCTGCAGGACTTCTTCAACGGCTTCGACGCTCTGCTTGAACACCTGCGTGCATCCTGTGGCCGCAGACCCTCGGCCGACACTCCCTCCTTCCTATGCAAAGAGGCTCCCGAGGAGGGTGGCATGCTTCTGCACTGCTTCCGCCCGGCGCCACCCGTGGGCCTTGCCATGCCAGGCCTGATCCGCGCTGCCGCCCGCAGGATCTACCGGCGAGAGGTGCGGGTGAGGGAGGTGCGAGCGGGTGCAGACGGCTCCTCCTCGTCCCCGTGCTCCTGCTCCTCGTTCTCCCCCTCGTCCTGCTGCCTGACCTTCCTCATCGAGGAAACGGCTGGCGGCGGTGCCGGCAGCCCGGGCCCGCTGCCCCTCAAGCTGTCGTGCTCGCCGCCGGACCTATGCATCGGCCTCAGCACCTTCTGCCGGGCCTTCCCCTTCCACCTGGTGCTGGACCCCAGCATGGCCGTGCTGCAGCTGGGAGAGGGCCTGCGCAGGCAGACGAAGTGCGACGCGCACCGGACTCTCAACTTCGGTGACTGCTTCGAGATTGTGTCGCCGCGCATCCCCTGCACCTTCCAGTGCATTCTGCTGAGGCTCTCGACGCCCTTCACGATCCGCACGCGACCCGACGGAGCCGGCCTCGACACCCAGGACAAG GTAATGGAGATCAAAGGTCAGATGATCCATGTGCCGGAGTCCAACTCCATCATGTTCCTGGGGTCCCCGCGCGTGGACAAGCTGGAGGAGCTCATGGGCCGCGGCCTACATCTCTCTGACATCCCCATCCACGATGCGACACGCGACGTCATCTTGGTGGGTGAGCAGGCCAAGGCCCAGGACGGCCTCAAGAAGCGCATGGACAAGCTGAAGGCCACGCTAGAGCGCACGCACCAGgcgctggaggaggagaagcgcaAGACAGTGGACCTGCTCTACTCCATCTTCCCGGGTGATGTGGCACAGCAGCTGTGGCAGGGACAGGCGGTGCGCGCGCGCAAGTTTGATGACGTCACCATGCTCTTCTCGGACATTGTGGGTTTCACAGCCGTGTGCGCCCAGTGCACACCTTTGCAGGTCATCAGTATGCTCAACGAGCTCTACACGCGCTTCGACTACCAGTGTGGCATCCTGGACGTCTACAAG ATCGAGACCATCGGCGACGCCTACTGTGTGGCTGGCGGTTTGCACAGGAAGAGCGACTGTCATGCCAAGCCCATCGCCCTCATGGCCCTCAAGATGATCCAGCTCTCTGAGGAGGTGCTCACTCCTGACGGGAAGCCCATCAAG CTCCGGATTGGCATCCACTCCGGCTCTGTCCTGGCGGGGGTCGTGGGAGTCAAGATGCCACGGTATTGCCTGTTTGGCAACAATGTGACCCTGGCCAGCAAGTTTGAGTCTGGAAGCTTCCCTCGGTGCATCAACGTGAGCCCAACCACACACCA GTTGCTGAAGGACGATAAAGCATTCAAGTTCATCCCAAGGTCTCGCCAGGAGCTACCTGACAACTTCCCCAAGGAGATCCCTGGCATCTGCTATTTCCTGGAGGCGGGATCGTCCCAGAGCACTGCCCCCACAGCTAGCTTGTGCTCTGCCTCTTCAGCCCCGATCCGCAAGGTGTCCTACAACATCGGGACCATGTTCCTGCGGGAAACCAGCCTGTGA
- the gucy1a2 gene encoding guanylate cyclase soluble subunit alpha-2 isoform X3, with translation MSSRKISSESFSSVGSDCPESPEDGECPFARALWNGRSPVEALSSPFEEAPVKRATRRRRVNLDSLGESLRRLTWPTKHTIHLALQRTVEVYKQRGFRCSDGGTEDSSPPDRCPFVDDLGSGEDADISGTLQYTASLLGVGFEELRESFGEHFFGLCFEENERVLRAVGSTLQDFFNGFDALLEHLRASCGRRPSADTPSFLCKEAPEEGGMLLHCFRPAPPVGLAMPGLIRAAARRIYRREVRVREVRAGADGSSSSPCSCSSFSPSSCCLTFLIEETAGGGAGSPGPLPLKLSCSPPDLCIGLSTFCRAFPFHLVLDPSMAVLQLGEGLRRQTKCDAHRTLNFGDCFEIVSPRIPCTFQCILLRLSTPFTIRTRPDGAGLDTQDKVMEIKGQMIHVPESNSIMFLGSPRVDKLEELMGRGLHLSDIPIHDATRDVILVGEQAKAQDGLKKRMDKLKATLERTHQALEEEKRKTVDLLYSIFPGDVAQQLWQGQAVRARKFDDVTMLFSDIVGFTAVCAQCTPLQVISMLNELYTRFDYQCGILDVYKIETIGDAYCVAGGLHRKSDCHAKPIALMALKMIQLSEEVLTPDGKPIKVAEGR, from the exons ATGTCCTCGAGGAAAATCTCGTCGGAGTCCTTCAGCTCCGTGGGCTCCGACTGCCCCGAGAGCCCCGAGGACGGCGAGTGTCCGTTCGCGCGCGCGCTCTGGAACGGCCGCAGCCCCGTGGAGGCGCTCAGCAGCCCGTTCGAGGAGGCGCCCGTGAAGCGCGCGACGCGCCGGCGGCGCGTCAACCTGGACTCGCTGGGGGAAAGTCTGCGGAGGCTCACCTGGCCCACG aaacacaccatCCACCTGGCCTTACAGAGGACTGTCGAGGTCTACAAGCAGAGGGGGTTCAG GTGCAGTGATGGTGGGACTGAGGACAGCAGTCCTCCTGACAGGTGTCCCTTCGTGGACGATTTGGGCTCAGGGGAGGATGCGGACATCTCAGGAACATTGCAGTACACTGCCAGCTTGCTgg GCGTGGGGTTTGAGGAGCTGCGCGAGAGCTTCGGCGAGCACTTCTTCGGCCTGTGCTTCGAGGAGAACGAGCGCGTGCTGCGGGCTGTCGGCAGCACCCTGCAGGACTTCTTCAACGGCTTCGACGCTCTGCTTGAACACCTGCGTGCATCCTGTGGCCGCAGACCCTCGGCCGACACTCCCTCCTTCCTATGCAAAGAGGCTCCCGAGGAGGGTGGCATGCTTCTGCACTGCTTCCGCCCGGCGCCACCCGTGGGCCTTGCCATGCCAGGCCTGATCCGCGCTGCCGCCCGCAGGATCTACCGGCGAGAGGTGCGGGTGAGGGAGGTGCGAGCGGGTGCAGACGGCTCCTCCTCGTCCCCGTGCTCCTGCTCCTCGTTCTCCCCCTCGTCCTGCTGCCTGACCTTCCTCATCGAGGAAACGGCTGGCGGCGGTGCCGGCAGCCCGGGCCCGCTGCCCCTCAAGCTGTCGTGCTCGCCGCCGGACCTATGCATCGGCCTCAGCACCTTCTGCCGGGCCTTCCCCTTCCACCTGGTGCTGGACCCCAGCATGGCCGTGCTGCAGCTGGGAGAGGGCCTGCGCAGGCAGACGAAGTGCGACGCGCACCGGACTCTCAACTTCGGTGACTGCTTCGAGATTGTGTCGCCGCGCATCCCCTGCACCTTCCAGTGCATTCTGCTGAGGCTCTCGACGCCCTTCACGATCCGCACGCGACCCGACGGAGCCGGCCTCGACACCCAGGACAAG GTAATGGAGATCAAAGGTCAGATGATCCATGTGCCGGAGTCCAACTCCATCATGTTCCTGGGGTCCCCGCGCGTGGACAAGCTGGAGGAGCTCATGGGCCGCGGCCTACATCTCTCTGACATCCCCATCCACGATGCGACACGCGACGTCATCTTGGTGGGTGAGCAGGCCAAGGCCCAGGACGGCCTCAAGAAGCGCATGGACAAGCTGAAGGCCACGCTAGAGCGCACGCACCAGgcgctggaggaggagaagcgcaAGACAGTGGACCTGCTCTACTCCATCTTCCCGGGTGATGTGGCACAGCAGCTGTGGCAGGGACAGGCGGTGCGCGCGCGCAAGTTTGATGACGTCACCATGCTCTTCTCGGACATTGTGGGTTTCACAGCCGTGTGCGCCCAGTGCACACCTTTGCAGGTCATCAGTATGCTCAACGAGCTCTACACGCGCTTCGACTACCAGTGTGGCATCCTGGACGTCTACAAG ATCGAGACCATCGGCGACGCCTACTGTGTGGCTGGCGGTTTGCACAGGAAGAGCGACTGTCATGCCAAGCCCATCGCCCTCATGGCCCTCAAGATGATCCAGCTCTCTGAGGAGGTGCTCACTCCTGACGGGAAGCCCATCAAG GTTGCTGAAGGACGATAA